The following proteins are co-located in the Paludibaculum fermentans genome:
- a CDS encoding histone deacetylase family protein: MPKYRMVRDRLERTGVFTFQCAEPATAEVVALAHDAAYVQQIVDGSLPPAAIRRIGFPWSPALVLRSLASVGGTLSASNDALERGWGGNLAGGTHHAFRAEGSGYCVFNDMAVAIQSLRKEGRLRRAAIVDLDVHQGDGTALIFEGDEDVFTLSIHGEKNFPFRKQRSRIDLALPDGTGDEEYLRTLDEVLPRVLEFRPEIIFYQSGVDALDTDTLGRLNLSLAGLSARDGIVMRAVHAAGIPFVITLGGGYSNPLERTAEAHANTFLNAFSVFSKPSR, from the coding sequence ATGCCCAAGTACCGTATGGTCCGGGACCGGCTCGAGCGTACCGGGGTCTTCACCTTCCAGTGCGCTGAGCCGGCCACGGCCGAAGTCGTGGCGCTCGCCCACGATGCAGCCTACGTTCAGCAGATCGTCGACGGTTCCCTGCCCCCTGCCGCCATCCGGCGTATCGGTTTCCCCTGGTCCCCTGCCCTCGTTCTGCGCTCCCTCGCCAGCGTTGGAGGCACGCTTAGTGCATCCAACGACGCCCTGGAACGCGGCTGGGGCGGCAACCTGGCCGGGGGCACCCACCATGCGTTCCGCGCAGAGGGCTCGGGCTACTGCGTCTTCAACGACATGGCCGTGGCGATCCAGTCTCTGCGCAAGGAAGGCCGCCTCCGCCGCGCCGCCATCGTCGATCTCGACGTCCATCAAGGAGACGGCACCGCCCTCATCTTCGAAGGCGACGAGGATGTGTTCACGCTCTCGATTCACGGCGAAAAGAACTTCCCGTTCCGCAAGCAGCGCAGCCGGATCGACCTTGCACTGCCGGATGGCACCGGAGATGAAGAGTACCTCAGAACCCTTGATGAGGTCCTGCCGAGGGTGCTGGAATTCCGTCCGGAGATCATTTTCTACCAGTCGGGTGTCGACGCCCTGGACACCGACACGCTGGGCCGTCTGAACCTCTCCCTCGCCGGCCTCTCGGCACGCGACGGGATAGTGATGCGGGCCGTCCACGCGGCCGGCATCCCCTTCGTGATCACCCTGGGCGGTGGCTACTCGAACCCCTTGGAGCGCACGGCCGAAGCCCACGCCAATACGTTCCTCAACGCGTTCTCCGTCTTCAGTAAGCCATCGCGTTGA
- the glmM gene encoding phosphoglucosamine mutase yields MSRKLFGTDGIRGVAGKPPLDEPTVFAFGAALGEWVAHHATPRVVIGMDTRESGPWLAETLAGGLAHAGAQVCFAGLTTTPGVAYLTRTEDFVAGVMISASHNPYEDNGLKAFDHSGFKLPDQEERQMEERIFAILAQNPEPKRLVQTVDPAYDRHYLDYLASTFHASLKGYRIVLDCANGAASYIGPELFRMLGADVVATGCTPDGKNINKDCGALHVDALRDRVLSEGAHFGAAFDGDADRCMLVSGTGRVIDGDHALLIAARQMRPAAVVATVMSNLGLERALEKDGLKLVRTAVGDRYVIEEMLRSGLNLGGEQSGHVIFRDYATTGDGLLTALRIFEIAAQQQRGLDELAEGFTVYPQKLVNVRFKHKRPLEELPSVQAEIQSTEAEFGDAGRVLVRFSGTEPLARVMVEGPTLERVSHRAHTIANAIEAALS; encoded by the coding sequence ATGTCCAGAAAACTGTTTGGCACGGACGGAATCCGCGGCGTAGCCGGCAAACCGCCGCTTGATGAACCCACCGTGTTCGCATTCGGAGCCGCCTTGGGCGAGTGGGTGGCCCACCACGCGACTCCTCGCGTGGTCATCGGTATGGATACAAGAGAATCGGGTCCGTGGCTGGCCGAAACATTGGCCGGCGGCCTGGCCCATGCCGGAGCCCAGGTCTGCTTCGCAGGCCTGACTACGACCCCCGGCGTTGCCTACCTCACCCGGACCGAGGATTTCGTGGCCGGTGTCATGATCTCCGCCTCGCACAACCCATATGAGGACAACGGGCTGAAGGCCTTCGATCACTCCGGCTTCAAGCTGCCCGACCAGGAAGAGCGCCAGATGGAAGAGCGCATCTTCGCGATCCTCGCCCAGAATCCTGAACCAAAGCGACTGGTCCAGACCGTCGACCCCGCTTACGACCGGCACTATCTCGATTACCTCGCCTCCACCTTCCACGCGTCCCTGAAGGGCTACAGGATCGTGCTCGACTGCGCCAATGGAGCGGCGAGCTACATCGGTCCCGAATTGTTCCGGATGTTGGGCGCCGACGTGGTCGCCACCGGCTGCACACCCGACGGGAAAAACATCAACAAGGACTGCGGCGCGCTGCATGTAGATGCCCTGCGCGATCGCGTTCTGTCGGAAGGCGCACACTTCGGAGCAGCCTTCGACGGCGATGCGGACCGCTGCATGCTGGTCTCCGGCACCGGCCGGGTCATTGATGGCGACCATGCCCTGCTCATCGCCGCCCGGCAGATGCGTCCGGCGGCCGTAGTGGCTACGGTCATGTCCAACCTGGGCCTGGAACGCGCTCTCGAGAAAGATGGCCTAAAACTGGTGCGTACCGCGGTCGGCGACCGTTATGTGATCGAAGAGATGCTGCGCAGCGGCCTCAACCTGGGTGGAGAACAGAGCGGCCACGTGATCTTCCGCGACTACGCCACTACGGGAGACGGTTTGCTCACAGCGCTGCGCATCTTCGAGATTGCGGCCCAGCAACAGCGCGGGCTCGACGAACTCGCCGAAGGCTTCACGGTTTACCCGCAGAAGCTCGTCAATGTGCGCTTCAAGCACAAGCGCCCGCTGGAGGAGCTACCTTCCGTACAGGCCGAGATCCAATCCACCGAGGCGGAGTTCGGCGATGCCGGCCGGGTGCTCGTTCGCTTTTCCGGAACTGAGCCCCTGGCCCGCGTAATGGTCGAAGGCCCCACGCTGGAGCGCGTCTCGCACCGCGCCCACACCATTGCCAACGCGATTGAGGCAGCACTTTCATAA
- a CDS encoding 3-keto-disaccharide hydrolase, which yields MKSALLLLAFSATTVFAQLPAGTKPPGEDWIQLYNGKDVANWNSVGGQQWTSEDGILTGKAVNKSYGYLETLRDYKDFQLSLRFKCVGSGNSGVYFHTKFKPGTADVSQGAQFEIDCRIGQHTAGVYGFGRAWIVWPSPQNETVVRQTDWNEMLVTVEGNHYTSRLNGVQMVDFTDPRAPFIQGTIALQLHSGGDGHMQFKDIWVRDLTKK from the coding sequence ATGAAGAGTGCGCTTCTCCTGTTAGCCTTCTCCGCGACCACTGTGTTCGCGCAGCTACCCGCCGGTACAAAGCCCCCTGGCGAGGACTGGATTCAGCTTTACAACGGCAAAGATGTCGCCAACTGGAATAGTGTAGGCGGGCAGCAGTGGACCTCGGAGGACGGCATCCTGACCGGTAAAGCCGTGAACAAGAGCTACGGCTACCTCGAGACGCTCCGCGACTACAAGGACTTCCAGCTTTCCCTGCGCTTCAAGTGCGTGGGCTCCGGCAATTCCGGCGTCTATTTCCACACCAAGTTCAAACCTGGCACCGCCGATGTCAGCCAGGGCGCCCAGTTTGAGATCGACTGCCGCATCGGTCAACACACAGCCGGCGTGTACGGCTTTGGCCGCGCCTGGATCGTTTGGCCCTCCCCCCAGAACGAAACCGTCGTTCGCCAGACCGACTGGAATGAAATGCTGGTCACAGTGGAAGGCAACCACTACACGTCGCGTTTGAACGGCGTCCAGATGGTCGACTTCACTGATCCGCGCGCCCCGTTTATCCAGGGCACCATTGCTCTCCAGTTGCACTCCGGCGGCGATGGCCACATGCAGTTCAAGGACATCTGGGTTCGAGACTTGACGAAGAAATAG